ACTTCAAGATACAGGAGTTTCTTTAGCTGAATTAATTACTGAAGATCCAGATCAAGAAGACCTTGACTCCAAAACAAACCCTTGTGATAACCAGCTTGTAACAGGCACTGAATCTGTTGAAAATGTAATGGTTCAGAGATTGGATGCTACCAGTGAGATTACAGAAATTGTGGCAGGTAGTGTCCCTGAAAACCTTTATCCAGAATCTTTACATGATGAGGAACCTCTTGAGCCTGTGCTTGATGTTGATCTTTCTTCATCTTTACAAAGTCCTCGCTTTGATGATCAAAATGTGAAAGTAAACTGTGGTGAGGAACTTGTGGCAAACACTGGGCTTCCTGTGGACAATGCACTGCATATCATTGAAAGTTTTGTTGAAAGTATGGAGGCAAACTCAGGTGAAAAGTGTGAGCCAAATCTACCAGGTGAAGATTCACAAATTGGACACTTGCAATCTTCCTGCACAGAGAATTTACCTTTGCCCGATACGGGCACTGTAggcaatgaaaatgaaaaaagtgaacaaattATAACTGGCACAGAGACTGATAAGGACCACAATGAGAGTCAGCCATCCACCAGTTTTCCAAGATTTGATGAGGAGAGCTGGGATGGCCCCATTGATGTTTTGTCAACTTCTACAAGTAGTTCCAATAGTGCAAGTGAAAGCACAGATTTGACAGAAAAGGAAATCAGGGCTCTTGAAGCATTTGGTAACATAAGAACCAgtggaaggaaaagaaagcctCCTTCATCACTTGATACATCCCCTCAGCGGCAAGTTAGTGGCTGGGTCAGAGGTGCTCTAAGGTATGTTTGAGGTCATTGCAAAACCTTTCCTGACTCTGAGATAAAAAGAAATGTTCAGGTTCTTGTGAAAATCATATGTTTCAGCCTGCTGCAAAAGGTAGCCAGTTATCGGGGGCAAGGAAGGCGAAAGGGTGACTTTGGTGCTGCTAGCTGGTTCCTCAATCCAGGTAAATGGGTGATAGTTAAGAATGTGACAACTGTGTAATTTGCAGAATCAATCAGTAGAATACCTTTACTGTAGTACATcgcttttggttttgtttcgtATTTTTCTACCGAATACATGCTAAACATTCTGATTTTGGACATCATTTCAATAAGTTTCAGCTGATGATGGTGACAATTTTTATTTTGGTGATCTTAGAATTTAGTAATTAttcttaattattataataattattatattgtgAACTGGCCATAATATAGAAAAcagttcattaattttatttgtgtCTTAGTGACCGTGTCCCGAAGAGGGGAACAACCCTTGGGGTTTTGGCTCAGGGGGAGCGTGTTGGGTTCATATTTCTGATTTTGTAACTTTGttagtatttttatttatttatttattttttctggCTGGTTAGTTGACCCTGTTGATGCACCAGGTTACTATAAGGTTATTAAGACTCCAATGGATTTTGGAACAGTCAGAGCTAAGCTGGAGGTGAGGTTCTCTGAATCTCAAAGAACACTTTTATTCTTGTTGTCTTTCAACCATTAGCAGTCTTAAATTGAAGTCTGAGTACAACTGCTAGGTTTGGTTTTGAATTCACATCCAATTATTTGCACATTTGAAGAAGGCTGGAAAGTACTCCCTTGCTAGTAATTCAAGGTAACAGTGTAAGGTTGCTGTGGGCAATCTTGAAAACATTATTTCAAGCACTAGCTTGCAAGTTAGGGGCTAAATGCACAGAGTAACATCTTTTCTTGGAGTCTCATTTAATTCACTGTATGTTTTAACATTAAATAGACATTGGTATGTGCATGTTTCAGAGTGGAAAATACCAAGAATATACTGAGTTTCATGATGATATGATGTTGGTGAAGTCAAATTGTTTAAGATACAATCCACCAGAACATGAAATTCATCAGGTCAGTGGTATTGATTTGCCAAGTCTGTCAAGAGTGCAATGAATCCCATCTTTTGTTGTGAtggattttttctttaaatctcTGATCATGAAAGACATACTCAAATGATGAATGTGCTTTAGGACGGTGCAGACAAATGGAACAGAACACTCCAAAATGTTACATAAGTCAACATCCTGGCACCATTATCAAGAATACtacagtaaataaataataataataaaacaatggaGTTCATGTTCACAGGCATGGATATGTTTTAGACCAGACTCAGGCTCATTTTAGCCCAAGCCATCAGGTGAGGGTTAAAGCAAGccctgagaagggcccaaaatatatttaagcCGAAACAAataaactgtattactattattatcattttggaggggattaaaataaaaactgaaaaaaatgacaacaaaacagtctgaagagtatttctttcaccaatgcTGTAAGAAAATggcaacaaacactgtaatAGCTTCTAGATTTTGTTTGGCTGCTTACCGTACATCATATGATTATTCAATTGTCACTTCTTACTGTTTTATTTCAGCgggataaaatacattttattcCGCtgaattctccattttagcctacaaaatgcaccacaatgcccAACGAcgctataataatattactatcattatatatatatatatatataaatgataATTTTAATGACGTAATAATTTAACAGTCTGATGTATTCCTTACAGGACTGCGAAGAAGTTTTTAGATTCTATGAAACAGAGTATGCAAAGATGTTAGAAAGATGGGAAAaggtaaatgaaaataatgaccAATTCATTATCATCGTCTGAGAAAAAACTATGGTGCAATGTCTTTGGGATAGGGTTTGTCTTTGGGATAGGGTTTGTCTATGAATTATTGAAATCCTAGCTAATTTCACTCTTGTTttaaatctaaaaaaaataatgtgttCACAttatttgatttcttttcagTGTCATGTCTCTCCAGCAAAGAAGCCACGAGTTGCATAAAAGATTGACCCCTCTTGAGCATGAAAATGTGTCAAGTTTGATATAACTTTTAAAGAGTTTATCATGTCAATgatattttaaaaaatgcattaaaTACCGGTATATGGAAATGTACCATTACCATTCTTCAAAAAATCTTCATGGTAAAAATACTGTTCAAGAGTGCAAGAGGATAAAATACCTCTAGTCTAACTCTGATCCAATATGCCTCCactctggttttttttttcagatgttagctaatttacattacattctttCCCTTCCAAGTAATGACCTGTGGTCTCCCAAAACTCCAGCATGTATCAGCCAATAGGGATTGGTGACAGACATGTTATCAAGGAAATGAGTTGGGTGTTTGTTCTTCCTCCTTTCACCTTGCAAAAAGAATGACTGAAAACAGGTTATGCAGTCCATCACAGACAAACTTTAGCCGTgagactttttttgtttttctgtttttgttgttggttttctCATAGAAGTTCTTCTTTAAATTTGACCACATCTCAAATTCCATCCCATAAAATATGTGAATGCGTGCATCACCAACATGGGTGTGGGGTTGTTtcagaaacaagaaaatgaggATATAAATAAAAGTAACAACCAGCATCACAATATGATGCAAATGAGATATCCAGTGAAAGATTTCACACTCTTTATTACCTGTTAAGTACAGGCCTTTCTTTAACACACTCCAGAAGTTACAAATTGGAATAAACCAGTGCATTTTCTGattaaaaaagaagaagaaaaactgaGACATAACATGCTTTCACAATAATCAAAAAGAAAGGTCTATTGACTGTTGATGTTACTGTTTAAAGGACTTTATTGAAATGAGAACAACTTCAAgattttgaactgaaataatTTAAGCCATTTTAACTTTGCGTGGACATCAAAAGATGTTTAAAAGTTCCTTGGCCTTGAGAATAATATAAATGTATAAATTATCACACTCAGATAAAAATCTTATTCACAAATTAATTTCCCTCTTCAATCCATAAATTCATTCTGTGGTGGATTCCTCAGCTTTACTGCTATCATCAGCATCTCCACCATTCTCAGGAATGTCTGGTTTTTCCGTGGTGGTCTTGAGTGGCTTTTGCTGTCCAGAGCCATGTCTTTTTTCATTGCAAGGCAGCTTCCTTTGCTCTTCACGTGACTTTTTCTTGCATGTTAACTGTTTGTACCAGTCTTTTGGATATTTAGAAATGTTGTCCATGTATCCTTCATTTATTTGCCATTCATCCTCCTAAAATAAACTTACATCATTTGTCTGACTTTCATTTTACAGGTTACTCTTTTAATCTggtcttaaaaataatttctcAGCCCTCTGTCAGCCTGTAACTCAGTATGTCTGTGCTGGTAATTATTACTTGGCTGACTTTAAACGAAGATCCTAATTGTCCTTTctgcaaatgaaattaattcTTCTAACTACAATGGCAAAACTACCACTGAGCAATTagtcaaacaaaagaaaattaacaagACAAAAATCCTTACCCACTGAAGGTGGTTATAGTGTGGCTCCTTTGAGGATATCCTCTTTAAAATTGCCTGAAAAATTTTATGATGAAACAATTCCTTATTAATTCTCAAAAGTAAAAATTTGTCTGTAAGATTGTTTTAATTCTTGACAAGTGACATTACCTGATTCTCATGAGTAACCCTGAGTAGTTCTCTCTGTCTCTTTGTCTTGTTCAAACTTTTGTGTACATAGTCATTTCTGTTGTCTACTCTTCCTTGTGTCCTCATCACAAAGGACATCTTTTCCAGCAGTATACGATTGTCTCTTTCAATGGTTGCCAATCTTTCTTCTTCAACCTGAGGAATAttactcattattattattattattattattattattatttattggtCAAGTGTCTTTAATAACCATTTCAAGAAAAGCATAACCTAAACTCAAGGCATTGGGGTATGGTGGGAAATTACGCAGTTTTAGAAACCATACTACAATGATTCTAGATGAGTTGTGAAAGACTGTGGAATTTGCCATCTGAAATTATTGTAACTTGTTGCGATAATGTGTATAATGACACAGAGTGGAGTAAAATCGTCTCTGACATTACGTTCAATATGAAGATTTCCCGTTGTTGTTGGCAATGTTTGCACAACATTTATGGAATTTGCAATTTACGACATTGTAGCTGACACCTGACACTTATCCTTTAGGCGttgaaattttagtttgttAACGCGATTTCTTCGTTTTATTTGTGTCTCTGATCTTGTGGGGAGAATAGAATACATTTAAGGTATCTCCATCGAGTATTATGCTCGGCATTCATATTGACAACTTAGAGAAATTTATTCACGCCAATTATTAGTCTGCACAAACAACAATTAAACGCAATAAACGCGGTTTCCTATTGTAAAACATGCCGCCTctgaattaataattatttttttccaatagGTTTGACCCTGTTGGTACAATGTCGAGCCTGTAAAAATTGCATTTTAACTTGGAAACCTGGAGGAGGCTTTAATTACAGAGCAATCACAAGTCACTTGATCTACATTATCCAATCCTTTCAAATGAACTTTGATATTAACCAAAGTTTCGTAATCGCCAGCATTCTTTCCATTTCTGAGATGGTTTCATAAATTCATGACGATAACTTTAGTTGAAAGTACTTCATCATCGGACAGAGAGCATTTAACTTGTGTTGACACAAGTTTTAAGTCTTTCTGTCTCGTCTACGGGTGGGATGGCTGCTGTGTCAATACCAGCCCATCCAAAATGATGAAAGTACAGAAAACTATACCTGTAATTTCTTTaactttaaatgcaaatgcatgTATGTTTGAGGAGGTTTATTGTCGATGACTGCTTTTGCTGAAAAGACCTGAGGATAGGAAGTAGACAAAtattattcaaacaaaacaaaagccttGCATCAAACTAACAAATCCTCGCGAAACCGATATGATAACAACAAGGTTATAAAATATGAGCTTCTCAAACCTTTCTCCTGTGTGTATCGTATCGGCTCATATCCCATCTCTTTTTCAAGAGCTTGTTGTTGGCGGGAGTTATTGGCTGATAGGCCCTATGCATGATGATTGCAAATGCAAAGGAAAATCAAACACACTGGACCACAACAATATATGCTCAAGTGGGAAGACTATTCCTGCAGCATGGCTTGTTGCATGGCAACCGAGTATTCTAAATACTAACAGACGACAGTCAACTTGTACAGCAGCGCACTAAGCATGCGCTTACAGTTgttcgccattttgaaataGTATTGTGGTTAGATTTACGTAGCCATGTTCTGCTCCACAGCAGTGAAGTGATGGGATATGGTTAGAATGAAGTGGCTTTATCTCGCGGATTAAACGTTTCAAAGATGCCTCGTTGTTATTATGAAGTATTGCAACTCGAAAGAGATGTTGGAGATGATGAAATTAAGAAGGCCTACAGAAAGCTTGCCTTAAAATGGCACCCGGATAAGAATGACAATTCTGAAGAGAGCACAAGAGTTTTCACCGAGATCCAGCAGGCATATGAAGTACTGATTGATCCGCAAGAAAGAGCTTGGTATGAAAAACACCGCGAAAAAATTATCCGAGGGGGAGACGATTATGTCGACAACAGTGTTAACTTGATGAAGTTTTTCAGTGCTTCTGTTTACTGTGGTTATGGGGACGATGAACATGGCTTTTTTGCCATCTATAGCAACGTTTTTAGAATAATAGTTCAAGAAGATGCTGAATTTGCAACTGATATGGATCTGGAAGTCCCAGAGTTTGGGACTTCTTTGAGTAATTATGATGAAGTGGTTCAGCCATTTTACGCTTACTGGCAAAGCTACTCGACACTGAAATCTTATGTTTGGTTGGATAAGTATGACTTGAGGGAAGCACCAAATCGAAGAGTGCAACGACTGATGGAAAAAGACAACAAGAAAATACGAGATAACGCcaagaaagagagaaatgaAGAAGTACGGGCCCTGGTAAAGTTTGTTCGCAGGAGGGATAGGCGAGTGAAAGAGTATCTACAGCTACTCA
Above is a genomic segment from Acropora muricata isolate sample 2 chromosome 1, ASM3666990v1, whole genome shotgun sequence containing:
- the LOC136917249 gene encoding sperm axonemal maintenance protein CFAP97D1-like, translating into MHRAYQPITPANNKLLKKRWDMSRYDTHRRKVFSAKAVIDNKPPQTYMHLHLKLKKLQVEEERLATIERDNRILLEKMSFVMRTQGRVDNRNDYVHKSLNKTKRQRELLRVTHENQAILKRISSKEPHYNHLQWEDEWQINEGYMDNISKYPKDWYKQLTCKKKSREEQRKLPCNEKRHGSGQQKPLKTTTEKPDIPENGGDADDSSKAEESTTE